The following are encoded together in the Streptococcus oralis genome:
- a CDS encoding glycoside hydrolase family 13 protein, which produces MQEKWWHNAVVYQVYPKSFMDSNGDGIGDLPGITSKLDYLAKLGITAIWLSPVYDSPMDDNGYDIADYQAIAAIFGTMEDMDQLITEAKKRDIRIIMDLVVNHTSDEHAWFVEACENPDSPERDYYIWRDEPNDLESIFSGSAWEYDEKSGQYYLHFFSKKQPDLNWENEKLRQKIYEMMNFWIDKGIGGFRMDVIDMIGKIPDEKVVNNGPMLHPYLKEMNQATFGDKDLLTVGETWGATPEIAKLYSDPKGQELSMVFQFEHICLQYQEGQPKWHYQKELNVGKLKEIFNKWQTELGVEDGWNSLFWNNHDLPRIVSIWGNDQEYREKPAKAFAILLHLMRGTPYIYQGEEIGMTNYPFETLDQVEDIESLNYAREALEKGVPMEEIMDSIRVIGRDNARTPMQWDESKNAGFSTGQPWLAVNPNYEEINVQEALANPDSIFYTYQKLVQIRKENSWLIRADFELLDTADKVFAYIRKDGDRRFLVVANLSNEKQNFSVEGRVKSILIENTVTQETVEKQTLAPWDAFCVEVTD; this is translated from the coding sequence ATGCAAGAAAAATGGTGGCACAATGCCGTAGTCTATCAAGTCTATCCCAAGAGTTTTATGGATAGCAACGGAGATGGAATTGGCGATTTGCCAGGAATTACTAGTAAGTTAGACTATCTAGCCAAGTTAGGAATCACAGCGATTTGGCTTTCTCCTGTTTATGATAGCCCTATGGATGATAATGGCTACGATATTGCTGATTATCAAGCGATTGCAGCTATTTTCGGGACCATGGAGGACATGGACCAACTCATCACAGAAGCTAAGAAGCGTGATATCCGAATTATCATGGACTTGGTGGTCAATCATACCTCGGATGAACACGCATGGTTTGTCGAGGCTTGTGAGAATCCTGATAGCCCTGAGCGTGACTACTATATCTGGCGGGATGAGCCTAATGATTTGGAGTCTATCTTTAGTGGATCTGCTTGGGAATACGATGAAAAGTCGGGTCAATACTATCTCCACTTTTTCAGTAAGAAACAGCCGGATCTCAACTGGGAGAATGAAAAACTGCGCCAGAAAATTTATGAGATGATGAACTTCTGGATTGATAAAGGAATTGGTGGTTTCCGTATGGATGTCATTGATATGATTGGCAAGATTCCTGATGAGAAAGTAGTCAATAATGGTCCCATGCTCCATCCCTATCTCAAGGAGATGAACCAAGCCACCTTTGGTGACAAAGATCTCTTGACAGTGGGAGAAACTTGGGGGGCAACGCCAGAAATTGCCAAGCTTTACTCGGATCCAAAAGGACAAGAATTGTCTATGGTCTTCCAGTTTGAACACATCTGTCTTCAGTATCAGGAAGGGCAACCTAAGTGGCACTACCAAAAAGAGTTAAATGTAGGGAAGTTAAAAGAGATTTTCAACAAATGGCAGACAGAGCTGGGAGTTGAGGACGGCTGGAATTCCCTCTTCTGGAACAACCATGACCTTCCTCGCATCGTCTCTATCTGGGGAAATGACCAAGAATACCGTGAAAAACCTGCTAAAGCCTTTGCAATCCTGCTTCATCTCATGAGAGGGACACCTTATATTTATCAGGGTGAAGAGATTGGAATGACCAACTATCCGTTTGAAACACTGGATCAAGTAGAAGATATTGAATCCCTCAACTATGCGCGTGAAGCTCTTGAAAAAGGCGTTCCGATGGAAGAAATTATGGACAGTATCCGTGTTATTGGTCGTGACAATGCCCGTACTCCGATGCAGTGGGATGAAAGCAAAAATGCTGGCTTCTCAACAGGTCAACCTTGGTTGGCAGTTAATCCAAACTACGAAGAAATCAACGTTCAAGAAGCACTGGCAAATCCAGATTCAATTTTCTATACTTATCAAAAACTCGTTCAAATCCGTAAGGAGAACAGCTGGCTGATTCGAGCTGATTTTGAATTGCTGGATACAGCTGATAAGGTCTTTGCTTATATCCGTAAGGACGGTGACCGTCGTTTCCTAGTTGTGGCTAACTTGTCCAATGAAAAACAAAACTTTTCAGTAGAAGGAAGAGTTAAGTCAATCTTGATTGAAAACACTGTGACTCAAGAAACAGTTGAAAAACAAACCTTGGCTCCATGGGATGCTTTCTGTGTGGAAGTAACGGATTAA
- a CDS encoding peptide ABC transporter substrate-binding protein — protein MKSKKWLLGAGAVLSAALLLTACGQSEKKADAPKTFSYVYAMDPSSLDYSVTSKSSTSDVIANVVDGLLENDKYGNLIPSLAEDWSVSKDGLTYTYKLRKGVKWYTSDGEEYAEVKAKDFVTGLKHAADGKSDGLSLIQDSIKGLAEYVSGESNDFSTVGVKAVDDYTVEYTLNKPESFWNSKVTTATMLPVNEEFLNSKGSDYGAPTPSSILYNGPYLLKSLTSKSVIEYEKNPNYWDKDNVKIDNIKLTFYDGSDQESLIRSFTQGAYTTARLFPTSSNFESTKKEYGDKIVYSPQEATSYYLTVNVNRQSYNKTAKTDEAQKTSTKEALLNKNFRQALNFALDRHSYTAQLNGEEGADKIIRNSLVPHDYVQVGEKTFGELAQAELVSYGDQWKDVALTDGKDTIYSPEKAKAAFAKAKEELQAKGVTFPIHLDIPVEQTDVIAVQQTNSLKQSIESSLGTENVIVDVLQMTDNEKLSITSQAKVPAQKDYDLNGTGWGPDYQDPATYLNILDAKKGSALKHLGIKRGNDPEVMAQVGLDEYKKLLDDAAAETSDLNKRYEKYAKAQAWVSDSSLLIPVASSGGSPTVSRTVPFTKAYSQVGIKGDPFVFKGLELQNDVVTAKEYEEAFKKWQQEKIETNAKYQKELEKHVK, from the coding sequence ATGAAATCGAAAAAGTGGCTCTTAGGAGCAGGTGCTGTTTTGAGTGCAGCCCTACTGTTAACTGCTTGTGGGCAAAGTGAAAAGAAGGCTGATGCCCCCAAGACATTCTCTTATGTCTACGCTATGGATCCATCTTCTTTGGACTATAGTGTGACGAGCAAGAGCTCAACCTCTGACGTTATAGCAAACGTTGTTGATGGTCTTTTGGAAAATGATAAGTATGGGAACTTAATTCCATCGCTTGCAGAAGACTGGTCTGTTTCAAAGGATGGTTTGACTTACACCTACAAACTTCGTAAGGGTGTAAAATGGTATACTTCTGATGGAGAAGAATACGCTGAAGTTAAAGCTAAAGACTTTGTTACTGGGCTTAAACATGCTGCTGACGGAAAATCAGATGGTCTTTCTTTGATTCAGGATTCTATCAAAGGTTTGGCAGAGTATGTTAGTGGTGAGAGCAATGATTTCTCTACTGTAGGAGTTAAGGCTGTTGATGATTACACGGTAGAATACACGCTCAACAAACCAGAAAGTTTCTGGAATTCTAAGGTTACAACTGCTACCATGCTTCCAGTTAATGAAGAATTCTTGAATTCTAAAGGGAGCGACTACGGTGCGCCAACACCATCAAGTATTCTTTATAACGGTCCTTACCTTTTGAAATCATTGACTTCAAAATCAGTCATTGAATATGAAAAGAATCCAAACTATTGGGACAAGGACAATGTCAAGATTGACAATATTAAACTAACCTTCTATGATGGTTCCGACCAAGAATCCTTGATTCGAAGCTTTACGCAAGGTGCCTATACAACAGCTCGTCTCTTCCCAACAAGCTCAAACTTTGAGTCAACTAAGAAAGAGTACGGAGATAAGATTGTCTACAGTCCCCAAGAAGCGACAAGCTACTATCTCACTGTTAACGTAAACCGCCAGTCTTACAATAAAACAGCTAAAACAGACGAGGCTCAAAAAACTTCAACAAAAGAAGCTCTTCTCAACAAGAATTTCCGTCAGGCCTTGAACTTTGCCCTTGACCGTCATTCTTACACGGCTCAGTTGAATGGTGAAGAAGGTGCGGATAAAATTATCCGTAATAGTCTAGTACCTCATGACTACGTTCAAGTAGGTGAAAAGACATTTGGAGAGTTGGCACAAGCAGAGCTGGTTTCTTATGGAGATCAATGGAAAGATGTAGCCCTTACAGATGGTAAGGATACGATTTACAGTCCTGAAAAAGCTAAGGCGGCCTTTGCTAAAGCCAAGGAAGAATTGCAAGCCAAGGGTGTTACCTTCCCAATCCATTTGGATATCCCGGTTGAACAAACAGATGTAATCGCGGTTCAACAAACCAACTCACTCAAGCAGTCTATCGAATCATCACTTGGTACGGAGAATGTCATTGTTGATGTCCTTCAAATGACCGATAATGAAAAATTGAGCATTACTTCTCAAGCTAAGGTTCCAGCACAAAAAGACTATGACTTGAATGGAACTGGTTGGGGACCAGACTATCAAGACCCAGCTACCTACCTCAACATTCTTGATGCTAAGAAGGGTTCTGCCCTTAAACACTTGGGGATCAAGCGCGGAAATGATCCAGAAGTGATGGCTCAAGTTGGACTGGACGAATACAAGAAACTCTTGGATGATGCCGCAGCTGAAACAAGCGACCTCAATAAGCGTTACGAAAAATACGCTAAAGCGCAAGCCTGGGTATCGGATAGTTCGCTCTTGATCCCAGTTGCTTCTTCAGGTGGTTCTCCAACGGTTAGCCGTACTGTACCATTCACAAAAGCATACTCTCAAGTCGGGATCAAGGGAGACCCATTTGTATTCAAAGGATTGGAGTTGCAAAATGACGTTGTAACTGCAAAAGAATACGAAGAAGCCTTCAAGAAATGGCAACAAGAAAAAATCGAAACAAATGCCAAATACCAAAAAGAACTTGAAAAACACGTCAAGTAA
- a CDS encoding DUF1846 domain-containing protein, producing MKKQAFSSEQYLNLQRDHILERINQFDGKLYLEFGGKMLEDFHAARVLPGYEPDNKIKLLQELKEQVEVVIAINASNIEHSKARGDLGISYDQEVLRLIDKFNELGIFVGSVVITQYAGQPAADAFRNQLDKNGIDSYLHYPIKGYPTDMDHIISPEGMGKNDYIKTSRNLIVVTAPGPGSGKLATCMSNMYHDQLNGIKSGYAKFETFPVWNLPLHHPVNLAYEAATADLDDVNMIDPFHLQTYGETTVNYNRDIEIFPVLKRMLERILGESPYASPTDMGVNMVGFAITDDEAAIEASKQEIIRRYYQTVLDFKAEKVGETAVKKIELLMNDLGITPADRKVAVAARQKAEETGGPALALELPNGEIVTGKNSELFGPTAAALINAIKKSADIAKEVKLIEPEVVKPIQGLKIDHLGSRNPRLHSNEILIALAITAMENPDAARAMEELGNLKGSEAHSTIILTDEDKNVLRKLGINVTFDPFYQYDRLYRK from the coding sequence ATGAAAAAACAAGCTTTTAGTTCTGAACAATATTTGAATCTACAGCGCGACCACATTTTGGAGCGCATCAACCAATTTGACGGCAAGCTCTATTTGGAGTTTGGTGGCAAAATGTTAGAAGATTTCCACGCTGCTCGAGTCCTTCCTGGTTATGAGCCTGACAATAAAATCAAGCTCTTGCAAGAATTGAAAGAGCAGGTTGAAGTTGTGATCGCCATTAATGCCAGCAACATCGAGCATTCTAAAGCGCGTGGCGACCTAGGCATTTCTTATGACCAAGAAGTTCTTCGTTTGATTGACAAATTCAATGAGCTGGGAATTTTTGTTGGTTCGGTTGTCATCACACAGTACGCTGGCCAACCTGCTGCAGATGCCTTCCGCAACCAGTTAGATAAAAACGGGATTGATTCCTATCTTCATTATCCAATCAAAGGATACCCGACTGATATGGACCACATCATTTCTCCAGAAGGTATGGGGAAAAACGACTACATCAAAACCAGTCGCAACTTAATTGTCGTAACCGCTCCTGGACCTGGTTCTGGAAAATTGGCCACTTGTATGTCCAATATGTACCACGACCAACTCAATGGCATCAAGTCTGGTTACGCTAAGTTTGAAACCTTCCCAGTTTGGAACCTACCCCTTCATCATCCAGTCAACTTGGCCTATGAGGCTGCCACCGCAGACCTTGATGATGTCAATATGATTGACCCCTTCCATCTCCAAACCTATGGAGAAACCACTGTCAACTACAACCGTGATATCGAAATTTTCCCGGTGCTCAAACGTATGTTGGAGCGCATTCTCGGTGAATCTCCATACGCTTCACCAACAGACATGGGTGTCAACATGGTTGGTTTCGCTATTACTGATGACGAAGCTGCTATCGAAGCTTCAAAACAAGAAATCATCCGTCGCTACTATCAGACTGTTCTTGATTTTAAAGCTGAAAAAGTCGGAGAAACTGCTGTCAAGAAGATTGAACTTCTCATGAACGACCTTGGAATCACACCTGCAGACCGTAAGGTTGCTGTCGCAGCACGTCAAAAGGCGGAAGAAACTGGTGGACCTGCCCTAGCCCTTGAATTGCCAAATGGGGAAATCGTAACTGGTAAAAACTCTGAACTCTTTGGTCCTACAGCTGCTGCCTTGATCAATGCCATCAAAAAATCAGCTGACATCGCTAAGGAAGTGAAACTAATCGAGCCTGAAGTCGTCAAACCAATTCAAGGTCTTAAAATCGATCACCTAGGTAGCCGCAATCCTCGCCTTCACTCAAATGAAATTTTGATTGCACTTGCCATCACAGCTATGGAAAATCCTGATGCTGCGCGTGCCATGGAAGAACTTGGGAATCTCAAAGGAAGCGAAGCTCATTCAACCATCATCTTGACCGATGAAGACAAGAACGTCCTTCGCAAACTAGGTATCAACGTAACCTTTGACCCATTCTACCAATACGATCGCTTGTATCGCAAATAA